In Bradyrhizobium sp. 195, the sequence GAAGCGAGCGCCTGGAACAGCGCATTGTGCTCGGAATCGGCCGGCAGGATGCAGGCCCCGGCCTTGGCCGCACGCTGCATGAAGAAATCACCGGCGCAGACCAGACATTCCTTGTTGGCCAGCGCCACATGCGCGCCGCGATCGACCGCTGCCAGTGCCGGCTTCAATCCGGCGGCGCCGCTCACGGCCGCCATCACCCAATCGGCCGGACGCGCGCCGGCTTCGATCACCGCGCTTTCACCGGCGCCGCATTCCGTGCTCGTTCCCGCGAGCGCGGACTTGAGCTCGGCGAGCTTGGAGGTGTCGGCGATTGCGACGTAGCGCGCGGAAAATTCCTTCGCGAGCTTCGCTAGCGCTTCGACGTTGCTGTTCGCCGTCAAGGCCTCGACGCGGTAACGCTCGGGCGAGGCGCGCAGCAGATCCATCGTGCTGTCGCCGATCGAACCGGTGGCGCCGAGAACCGAGACGCTGCGGACGTCGGACGCAGCAAGCCTGTTATTACGCAATGGGACTGCGCTCATATCCTCACCAAACCATAAGACCGCTTCCGGCGCTATGCACACCATGGCGGAGAAAGCCGATAATCCATGCCGCCAGGATGGCGGCGACAAAGCCGTCCAGGCGGTCCATAAGCCCGCCATGGCCGGGAATTAAGTGACTGGAATCCTTGACGCCGAAGCGCCGCTTCACTGCGGATTCGAACAGATCGCCGAGCGCCGATACCACCGAGAGGATGGCGCTGACGAGCAGCAATGGCGCCATCTTTCCGAGCCCGCAAGCCGCAAAGCCGACCGCAACCAGGAGGCTTGCGACAAAGCCGCCGATCGCGCCCGCCCAGGTCTTCTTGGGGCTCACGCGCGGCCATAGCTTCGGTCCGCCGATGCTGCGGCCGGCGAAATAGCCGCCGATATCGGTTGCCCACACCACCAGCAGCACGAACATCAATGCCGAGAAGCCGTTGACGAGATCCTTCCGGAGCAGGATTGAGGCGAGTAGCGCCGCCGCCGCATACGCGAACCCGGTCGCGGCCCAAATGAATTTGCCGCGCGCCATCAGCGTCACGATCGCGCCGCCGATGAGGCCGACGATGACGGAGGTCTTGAGCCCGCCAAAAGCGACAGCGGCCCCCATCATCGCGATGACCACCGTCCCTGCCCCGGTCAGCGCGGCCGATCCCGCGCCCACCACCGTCAGCCATTCTGCGAATAGTCCGATCGAGACGAGGGTGACGAGCAACACCCACAGCCAGCCGCCGGCATAAGCGATCGCAATGGTCAGCGGCGCCAGCACCAGCGCTGCGAGGACTCGCATCACGAGATTGCTCGGGGCAGGCTTGGCGCCCGCCGGTGCGGCGTCTTGTTCGCTCACGAGGCGGTTTTCGCGACCAGGCCGCCGAAACGGCGCTCGCGCCTGGCGAATTCGGCGATCGCGCTTTCCAGCGCCGCCTTGTCGAAATCGGGCCAGTGGATCGGCACGAACACGAGTTCGCTATAGGCGGCCTGCCACATCAGGAAATTGGACAGGCGCTGCTCGCCGCTGGTGCGGATGATGAGGTCGGGATCCGGAATATCAGGCGCATCGAGATGCGCGCCGAGCGTCTCGGCGTCGATCGAATCAGGGTCGCGCCTCCCCTCCGCGACCTCGCGGGCAAGCTTCTGCGCCGCCTTCGCGATCTCCTGCCGCGAGCCGTAGTTGAAGGCGACGACGAGCGTGAGGCGCGTGTTGTCGCGCGTCAGCTCTTCGGCCTCGTTCAAAAGCGCGCAGATGTCGCCCTCCAGCCCTTCGCGCTCGCCGATGATGCGGACCTTGACGCCGTCACGATGCAGGCTCGCCAGGTCGTTACGGATGAAGCGGCGGAGCAGACCAAAGAGATCGCCGATTTCGCTCGCCGGGCGCGACCAGTTCTCCGAAGAGAAGGAGAAGATGGTGAGATAGCGGATGCCGAGCTCGTGCGAGGCACGCACGACGCGGCGCAGAGCCTCGACGCCGCGGCGATGCCCCTCCGCACGCGGCAGACCGCGCGCGGCCGCCCAGCGCCCGTTGCCATCCATGATGATGGCGACATGCGCGGGCGCCTCGGACCGATCTGGTCCTTCCGTTGCGGGCGCGGCGGCGTTGGACATGAAGGCGATGCCTTAAACGGTGAGGACTTCTTTTTCCTTGGCGGCCAGCAGCTGGTCGATTTCGGCGATCGTGCTGTCGGTCGCCTTCTGCACCTCGTCGGCGTGGCGCTTCTGGTCGTCCTCCGACATCTCGTGGTTCTTCTCGAGCTTCTTGAGGACGTCGAGACCGTCGCGGCGGACGTGGCGCGCGGCGACCTTGGCGGCTTCCGCATATTTATGCGCGACCTTCACCAGCTCCTTGCGCCGCTCCTCGTTGAGCTCGGGGATGCGCAGACGCAGCACCTGGCCCTCGGTCGCGGGCGACAGGCCGAGATTGGAATCGACGATCGCCTTCTCCACCGCCTTGACCATCGACTTGTCCCAGACCTGGACCGAGATCAGGCGCGGCTCCGGCACGCTGACGGTGGCGAGCTGGTTCAGCGGCATGTGACTGCCGTAAGCGTCGACCTGCACCGGATCGAGCATCGAGGCGGAGGCGCGCCCCGTCCGCAGGCCGCCGAGCTCGTGCTTGAGGGAGGCGACGGCGCCCTGCATGCGGCGCTTCACTTCGTTGAGGTCGAAATTTTCCGTGGGCATCACGTTTCTCCTTCAAAATCCCGGCGGCTGCTCGGCGCCCTTCCCTCGGGCGCGCCAGACGAGCCGTCAGCCGGCGACGATGGTTCCGTGGCCGACGCCGCGCAGAATCGCGCCGATCGACCCCGGCTCCGCGATCGAGAATACGATGATAGGCAGCGACGTCTCGCGGGCAAGCGCGAAGGCGGTCGCATCCATCACCTTGTAGCCACCCTCGATCGCCTGCGAATGGGTCAGCCGGTCAAACCGCGTGGCGGACGGATCCTTCTTCGGATCGGCCGAGTAGACGCCGTCGACATTAGTCGCCTTCAGCACCGCCTGGGCGCCGATC encodes:
- a CDS encoding phosphatidate cytidylyltransferase is translated as MSEQDAAPAGAKPAPSNLVMRVLAALVLAPLTIAIAYAGGWLWVLLVTLVSIGLFAEWLTVVGAGSAALTGAGTVVIAMMGAAVAFGGLKTSVIVGLIGGAIVTLMARGKFIWAATGFAYAAAALLASILLRKDLVNGFSALMFVLLVVWATDIGGYFAGRSIGGPKLWPRVSPKKTWAGAIGGFVASLLVAVGFAACGLGKMAPLLLVSAILSVVSALGDLFESAVKRRFGVKDSSHLIPGHGGLMDRLDGFVAAILAAWIIGFLRHGVHSAGSGLMVW
- a CDS encoding isoprenyl transferase, whose amino-acid sequence is MSNAAAPATEGPDRSEAPAHVAIIMDGNGRWAAARGLPRAEGHRRGVEALRRVVRASHELGIRYLTIFSFSSENWSRPASEIGDLFGLLRRFIRNDLASLHRDGVKVRIIGEREGLEGDICALLNEAEELTRDNTRLTLVVAFNYGSRQEIAKAAQKLAREVAEGRRDPDSIDAETLGAHLDAPDIPDPDLIIRTSGEQRLSNFLMWQAAYSELVFVPIHWPDFDKAALESAIAEFARRERRFGGLVAKTAS
- the frr gene encoding ribosome recycling factor produces the protein MPTENFDLNEVKRRMQGAVASLKHELGGLRTGRASASMLDPVQVDAYGSHMPLNQLATVSVPEPRLISVQVWDKSMVKAVEKAIVDSNLGLSPATEGQVLRLRIPELNEERRKELVKVAHKYAEAAKVAARHVRRDGLDVLKKLEKNHEMSEDDQKRHADEVQKATDSTIAEIDQLLAAKEKEVLTV